A genomic region of Actinomycetota bacterium contains the following coding sequences:
- a CDS encoding DUF397 domain-containing protein, with the protein MGEGAESRPYNGMPAGELRGACWWKSGRSSAQGNCIETAKLPGHEVAVRNSRYPQGPTLIFSQAEVRAFLEGVKDGDFDDLL; encoded by the coding sequence ATGGGTGAAGGTGCAGAGTCAAGGCCCTACAACGGCATGCCGGCCGGGGAGTTGCGGGGCGCCTGCTGGTGGAAGAGCGGGCGCAGCAGCGCCCAGGGCAACTGCATCGAGACGGCCAAGTTGCCAGGTCATGAGGTGGCGGTGCGGAATTCCCGGTATCCGCAAGGACCCACGCTGATCTTCAGCCAAGCCGAGGTCCGCGCGTTCCTCGAGGGCGTGAAAGACGGCGACTTCGACGACCTTCTGTAG
- a CDS encoding response regulator transcription factor has translation MLVVDDSQTQRTRIRSALEQAGLTVVGEAEDGAQAVTQAAAHHPDVVLMDLRMPRMDGVQATRILRRQQPDTPVVLWTGDDDAQLDRAVCNSGAQVGIPKGIGTVELVATLREACAAQDKGQTVAGGRPDSRADASVEGLTAADWLALKQLEASDGFVMRWPVGRQVTRSLANRRLVVVASDYVLLTEAGRRALANDSQRGSRSALPDPDRTEVGAPTRSARAGRGSGGRRAGRWDSEPLRRTRSTQRAMQ, from the coding sequence GTGCTGGTCGTCGACGACAGCCAAACCCAGCGCACACGCATCCGTTCGGCACTGGAGCAGGCCGGGCTGACGGTGGTCGGCGAGGCCGAGGATGGCGCCCAGGCGGTGACTCAGGCCGCCGCGCATCACCCCGATGTGGTGCTCATGGACCTGCGCATGCCCCGGATGGACGGCGTCCAAGCCACCCGGATCCTGCGGCGCCAACAGCCGGACACACCCGTGGTGTTGTGGACCGGGGACGACGACGCCCAGCTGGACCGGGCCGTCTGCAACTCCGGAGCACAGGTCGGCATCCCCAAGGGCATCGGCACAGTCGAGCTCGTCGCCACCTTGCGAGAAGCCTGCGCTGCCCAAGACAAGGGCCAAACGGTCGCTGGTGGCCGCCCGGACAGCCGAGCCGATGCATCCGTTGAGGGGCTCACCGCCGCCGACTGGCTAGCCCTCAAGCAGCTCGAGGCGTCCGACGGATTCGTCATGCGCTGGCCGGTCGGGCGCCAGGTCACCCGCTCGCTCGCCAACCGTCGGCTCGTCGTGGTCGCCTCCGACTATGTACTACTGACCGAGGCCGGACGCCGTGCCCTCGCCAACGACAGCCAGCGCGGCAGTCGTTCTGCTCTCCCGGATCCAGACCGTACCGAGGTCGGCGCCCCAACTCGATCGGCCCGGGCCGGTCGAGGCTCGGGGGGGCGGCGTGCGGGCCGATGGGACAGCGAGCCCCTTCGCAGGACTAGGTCGACCCAACGGGCCATGCAGTAG